The proteins below are encoded in one region of Flavobacterium sp. IMCC34852:
- a CDS encoding 5-(carboxyamino)imidazole ribonucleotide synthase: MNYFSSDFKLGILGGGQLGKMILAETRKFDIQTYVLDSSDEAPSRFGSHAFYKGSLMDFDTVYQFGKMVNLLTIEIENVNLDALDKLEAEGLPVFPSPKTLRMIQNKGKQKDFYVENNIPTSPHQRFVDLSDLKKSIEKDELDFPFVWKCAQFGYDGNGVKIVRSAIDLINLPDVECIAEQMVPFKNELAVIVARSVSGEIKTYPVVEMEFHPEANQVEYVICPARIDDKVAQKATDIALQVSQAFNHVGLLAVEMFQTANDEILVNEVAPRPHNSGHYSIEASYTSQFENHLRAILNLPLGNTASKVAGIMVNLVGEEGFSGQVVYENIEKIMAIEGVTPHIYGKRETRPFRKMGHVTIVNEDMTEARKIAEEVKNSIRVISII; encoded by the coding sequence ATGAACTATTTCTCTTCCGATTTTAAATTGGGCATCCTTGGTGGCGGACAATTAGGCAAAATGATTTTGGCCGAAACCCGAAAATTCGATATCCAAACGTATGTACTCGATTCAAGCGATGAAGCGCCAAGTCGTTTTGGTAGCCACGCTTTTTACAAAGGCAGCTTGATGGATTTTGATACCGTGTACCAATTTGGCAAAATGGTAAACTTGTTGACCATAGAAATTGAGAACGTGAATCTAGACGCTTTAGATAAATTGGAAGCCGAAGGTTTACCCGTTTTTCCTTCACCCAAAACGTTGCGAATGATTCAAAACAAAGGAAAACAAAAAGATTTTTACGTTGAAAATAATATCCCAACTTCACCGCACCAACGATTTGTGGACTTAAGTGATTTAAAAAAATCAATCGAAAAAGACGAATTAGATTTTCCTTTTGTGTGGAAATGTGCCCAATTTGGCTACGACGGTAATGGCGTAAAAATAGTACGCTCGGCTATTGATTTAATCAACTTACCCGACGTAGAATGCATTGCTGAGCAAATGGTACCGTTTAAAAATGAGTTAGCGGTTATTGTTGCCCGTTCGGTTTCAGGGGAAATCAAAACTTATCCCGTCGTGGAAATGGAATTCCATCCCGAAGCCAACCAAGTAGAATATGTCATTTGCCCGGCACGAATAGATGATAAAGTTGCTCAAAAAGCCACCGACATAGCTTTACAAGTATCTCAAGCCTTTAACCATGTAGGTTTGTTAGCCGTAGAAATGTTCCAAACGGCTAACGATGAAATTTTGGTGAATGAAGTCGCGCCAAGACCACACAATTCAGGTCATTACAGCATAGAAGCGAGTTATACTTCCCAGTTTGAAAATCATTTGCGAGCGATATTGAATTTGCCTTTAGGAAACACCGCTAGTAAAGTTGCCGGAATTATGGTAAATTTGGTCGGCGAAGAAGGTTTTTCAGGACAAGTGGTTTACGAAAACATCGAAAAAATCATGGCCATTGAAGGCGTAACGCCACACATTTACGGCAAACGCGAAACCCGTCCGTTCCGAAAAATGGGACACGTAACGATTGTCAATGAAGACATGACAGAAGCGAGAAAAATTGCGGAAGAAGTAAAGAATAGTATTAGAGTAATATCAATTATTTAA
- a CDS encoding adenylate kinase codes for MINIVLFGKPGAGKGTQAEFLKEKYNLTHLSTGDIFRYNIKNDTELGQLAKTFMDKGDLVPDEVTIQMLQSEVDKNPHSAGFLFDGFPRTIAQAEALDQFLASKGQNITATVALEADDNILVARLLERGKTSGRPDDQDEEKIRNRYQEYNEKTAPLMDYYKAQGKFHAVNGIGTIQEVTERLTSVFDKF; via the coding sequence ATGATCAACATCGTTCTTTTCGGAAAACCGGGTGCCGGAAAAGGTACTCAAGCTGAATTTTTAAAAGAAAAATACAATTTGACCCATCTTTCTACAGGAGATATTTTCAGATACAATATTAAAAATGACACCGAGTTAGGACAATTGGCCAAAACCTTTATGGATAAAGGTGATTTGGTGCCTGATGAAGTGACCATTCAAATGTTGCAAAGCGAAGTGGATAAAAACCCGCATTCAGCCGGATTTTTATTTGATGGATTCCCAAGAACTATCGCGCAAGCTGAAGCTTTGGACCAATTTTTAGCCTCTAAAGGACAAAACATCACCGCAACTGTAGCTTTAGAAGCGGATGACAATATTTTAGTAGCTCGTTTGTTGGAAAGAGGAAAGACTTCAGGCCGACCGGATGATCAAGATGAAGAAAAAATCCGCAACCGTTACCAAGAATACAACGAAAAAACAGCTCCTTTGATGGATTATTACAAAGCACAGGGGAAATTTCACGCCGTAAACGGTATCGGAACCATACAAGAAGTAACCGAAAGACTAACCAGCGTTTTTGATAAATTTTAA
- a CDS encoding hemolysin family protein — protein MSEIALISARKNRLETAAKKGNTNAKVALDLANSPNKFLSTVQIGITLIGILTGIYSGDKITEDVKLFVEGFEVLKPYSHSLSVGIVVVILTFFSLVLGELLPKRIGLNYPEAIAKAVAVPMKMVSVITMPFIWLLTISTDFILDVFKIKPTADGKVTEEEIKAIIKEGTEGGEVQEIEQDIVERVFHIGDRKVNSLMTHRKSIVYLSYEDTIEELKAKVLDELHSVYPVCNENLDDVVGVVLLKDLFSSFEKEGKFNLKTITKDPVYLIEHTSAYKALENFKKSKVHYALVTDEYGVFQGIITLNDILEALVGDAADFYEDEFKLIAREDGTWLVDGHYSLHDFLTYFDMDELINDYDVTTLSGLIMTELGNIPKTGEKLIWNKFEMEVIDMDGVKIDKVLVKAIKE, from the coding sequence ATGTCGGAAATCGCTTTGATTTCGGCCCGTAAAAATCGATTGGAAACGGCTGCCAAAAAAGGAAATACCAATGCGAAAGTCGCTTTAGACTTGGCCAATTCGCCCAACAAGTTTTTATCGACTGTACAAATCGGAATCACTTTAATCGGGATTTTGACCGGTATTTATTCGGGTGATAAAATCACCGAAGATGTCAAATTGTTTGTAGAAGGGTTTGAAGTGCTGAAGCCTTATTCTCATTCGCTTTCCGTAGGAATAGTGGTGGTAATTTTGACGTTTTTTTCTCTGGTTTTAGGCGAATTATTACCCAAAAGAATTGGGTTGAATTACCCGGAAGCCATAGCCAAAGCAGTAGCTGTTCCGATGAAAATGGTTTCGGTTATCACCATGCCTTTTATATGGTTGCTAACCATTTCGACCGATTTTATTTTGGATGTTTTCAAAATCAAACCTACAGCCGACGGCAAAGTAACCGAAGAGGAAATCAAAGCCATCATCAAAGAAGGTACCGAAGGCGGTGAAGTACAGGAAATTGAGCAAGATATCGTAGAACGTGTTTTTCACATCGGCGACCGAAAAGTCAACTCGTTGATGACACACCGAAAGTCGATAGTATATCTGTCGTATGAAGATACTATTGAAGAGTTAAAAGCAAAAGTTTTAGACGAATTGCATTCGGTTTATCCGGTTTGTAACGAAAATTTAGACGATGTTGTTGGCGTGGTTTTGCTGAAAGATTTGTTCTCAAGTTTTGAGAAAGAAGGCAAATTCAATTTAAAAACCATCACCAAAGATCCGGTGTATTTGATTGAACATACTTCGGCCTATAAAGCGTTGGAGAATTTTAAAAAATCAAAAGTGCATTACGCTTTGGTTACAGATGAATACGGTGTTTTTCAGGGGATTATTACTTTGAATGATATTTTAGAAGCTTTGGTAGGTGATGCCGCCGATTTTTATGAAGATGAATTCAAATTAATCGCTCGTGAAGACGGCACTTGGTTGGTTGACGGCCATTATTCGTTACATGATTTCTTGACTTATTTCGATATGGATGAGTTGATAAACGATTATGATGTAACAACTTTAAGCGGTTTAATCATGACCGAATTAGGCAATATACCCAAAACAGGAGAAAAACTGATTTGGAACAAATTTGAAATGGAAGTCATCGATATGGATGGCGTGAAGATTGATAAAGTGCTTGTGAAAGCGATAAAAGAATAG
- the hpt gene encoding hypoxanthine phosphoribosyltransferase yields MIHLHDKTFEPFISSEEIDFAIANMAKQMDDDFFDEVPVFVGVLNGAFMVLSDLMKKYRGMCEVSFVKMASYEGTQTTNEVKQLIGLNQDLEGRTVVIVEDIVDTGNTVEELKAIFKEKKVKHLKIATLFFKPEAYKKDIKIDYVGIRIPNKFIVGYGLDYDGLGRNLPDVYQLAQ; encoded by the coding sequence ATGATACACTTACACGATAAAACCTTCGAGCCATTTATTTCTTCGGAAGAAATTGATTTTGCGATTGCGAATATGGCCAAGCAAATGGACGATGATTTTTTTGATGAAGTTCCGGTTTTTGTTGGTGTTTTAAATGGTGCGTTTATGGTGTTGAGCGATTTGATGAAAAAATACCGCGGCATGTGCGAGGTGAGTTTTGTGAAAATGGCTTCGTATGAAGGAACACAAACCACCAATGAAGTTAAACAGTTAATAGGTTTGAACCAAGATTTAGAAGGCAGAACGGTGGTGATTGTGGAAGACATCGTGGATACCGGCAATACAGTAGAAGAATTGAAAGCGATTTTTAAAGAGAAAAAAGTGAAGCACTTAAAAATTGCTACTTTATTTTTCAAACCGGAAGCTTATAAAAAAGACATCAAAATTGATTACGTTGGGATTAGAATACCAAATAAATTTATCGTAGGCTATGGTTTAGACTACGATGGTTTGGGTAGAAATTTACCGGACGTTTACCAACTCGCGCAATAA
- a CDS encoding S46 family peptidase, whose protein sequence is MKKIILSLIAAIMLVPTSVKADEGMWFLMFIERLNHRDMQKMGLQLTAEEIYSINNHSLKDAIVQFNGGCTAEIISKDGLVLTNHHCGYDAIAELSTAEKNLLKDGFWAANRKAEIKPSSLFVRFFVRMDDCTKRILAVVNPSMSEAEREKAINAEIAKIEKENNEGGKYTVSVRPFFQGNEFYYFVYQDYKDVRLVGTPPESLGKYGGDTDNWEWPRHTADFSMFRVYADKNGNPAEYSENNVPLQPKHYLPVNINGVKENDYAMILGYPGRTNRWMPAGGIEQNVKFAYPAWVEGAKTGMDNMKKYMDQSDALNLVYASKYASTANYWKNRQGMIDALTKFGTAKTKAAQEAKFNTWANKPANKAKYGNVIANINKFYALTNEKSRHDNYMQQLFRTTTFGTIGRTLGRQLDAYVKADATKRAQMAPAIEEMATEMYKELHIPAEKDILAAQLKLYATKSTGYAIAPSVKKIADENNNDFAKYVNAAFDMSIFTSLDRIKAFLVIPSQGVLDNDPLYVLSNDMLTHFSAKSDEIAKAQNDYSASFRLLVEGLRESKIGTIKYPDANSTLRLTYGKVRSLPADKRNDAKINNYTTLDGQVKKYKKGDQEFDLPLKVLEMNKNRDYGRYADKDGSLHVNFLTDNDITGGNSGSPVLNGKGELIGLAFDGNIEAMAGDVIFDSKLQRTINVDIRYVLWVIENFSGAKHIVDEMTLVK, encoded by the coding sequence ATGAAAAAAATTATTTTATCCTTGATTGCCGCTATTATGCTTGTTCCGACAAGTGTTAAAGCTGACGAAGGAATGTGGTTTTTGATGTTTATCGAAAGATTAAACCACAGAGACATGCAAAAAATGGGCTTGCAATTGACAGCCGAAGAGATTTACAGTATCAATAACCACAGTTTGAAAGATGCCATCGTGCAATTCAACGGAGGTTGTACGGCGGAAATCATTTCTAAAGACGGTTTGGTTTTAACCAACCACCACTGCGGATATGATGCTATTGCAGAATTGTCTACAGCTGAGAAAAACTTGTTGAAAGACGGTTTTTGGGCAGCCAACAGAAAAGCAGAAATCAAACCTTCAAGTTTGTTCGTTCGTTTCTTCGTAAGAATGGATGACTGTACCAAACGTATTTTAGCAGTCGTAAATCCTAGTATGAGCGAGGCTGAAAGAGAAAAAGCGATCAATGCCGAAATTGCTAAAATTGAAAAAGAAAATAACGAAGGCGGAAAATATACCGTTTCTGTTCGTCCGTTTTTCCAAGGCAATGAGTTTTACTACTTTGTTTATCAAGATTACAAAGATGTTCGTTTGGTAGGAACGCCGCCTGAAAGTTTGGGTAAATATGGTGGTGATACTGACAACTGGGAATGGCCACGTCACACTGCCGATTTCTCTATGTTCCGAGTGTATGCTGACAAAAACGGCAATCCTGCTGAGTACTCAGAGAATAACGTGCCTTTACAACCTAAACACTATTTACCGGTAAATATCAATGGTGTAAAAGAAAATGATTATGCGATGATTTTAGGTTACCCGGGAAGAACCAACCGTTGGATGCCGGCAGGCGGAATTGAGCAAAACGTAAAGTTTGCTTATCCTGCTTGGGTTGAAGGTGCCAAAACCGGTATGGACAACATGAAAAAATATATGGATCAAAGTGATGCTTTGAACTTGGTTTATGCTTCAAAATATGCTTCAACAGCCAACTATTGGAAAAACCGTCAAGGAATGATTGATGCTTTGACTAAGTTTGGTACCGCCAAGACCAAAGCAGCACAAGAAGCTAAGTTCAATACTTGGGCTAACAAACCGGCTAATAAAGCTAAATATGGTAATGTAATTGCCAACATCAATAAGTTTTATGCTTTGACCAACGAAAAGTCAAGACACGATAACTACATGCAACAATTGTTCAGAACTACTACATTCGGAACAATTGGTAGAACGTTAGGAAGACAATTAGATGCTTATGTAAAAGCCGATGCAACTAAGCGAGCTCAAATGGCTCCGGCTATCGAAGAAATGGCAACAGAAATGTACAAAGAATTGCACATTCCTGCCGAGAAAGATATTTTAGCGGCTCAATTGAAATTGTATGCTACTAAATCAACAGGATATGCGATTGCACCATCTGTTAAAAAGATTGCTGACGAAAACAATAATGATTTTGCTAAATATGTGAACGCAGCATTTGATATGAGTATTTTTACTTCATTAGACAGAATCAAAGCTTTCTTAGTGATTCCTAGTCAAGGTGTTTTAGACAATGATCCGTTGTATGTATTGTCTAATGATATGTTGACACACTTCTCAGCAAAATCAGACGAAATTGCTAAAGCTCAAAACGATTACAGTGCTTCATTCCGTTTATTGGTAGAAGGTTTAAGAGAGTCAAAAATCGGGACTATTAAATATCCTGATGCTAACTCTACTTTGCGTTTGACTTACGGAAAAGTTCGTTCGTTACCGGCTGACAAACGCAATGACGCCAAAATCAACAATTACACTACGCTTGACGGTCAGGTAAAGAAATACAAAAAAGGTGATCAAGAATTTGACTTGCCTTTGAAAGTATTGGAAATGAACAAAAACAGAGATTACGGTCGTTATGCAGACAAAGACGGTTCGTTACACGTAAACTTCTTGACTGATAATGATATTACCGGAGGTAATTCAGGTTCACCGGTATTGAATGGTAAAGGAGAATTAATTGGTTTAGCTTTCGACGGAAACATCGAAGCAATGGCCGGTGACGTTATCTTTGATAGTAAATTGCAAAGAACGATTAATGTTGATATTCGTTATGTATTGTGGGTAATTGAGAATTTCTCAGGGGCCAAACATATTGTAGACGAAATGACTTTGGTGAAATAA
- the obgE gene encoding GTPase ObgE, translating to MTEGNFVDYVKIYVSSGKGGKGSSHLHREKFIEKGGPDGGDGGRGGHIILKGNKSLWTLFHLKFARHVKAGHGGDGGSSRSTGHDGEDKIIEVPLGTVVRDKETEEILFEITEHGEEKILIKGGKGGLGNWHFRSSTNQTPRYAQPGMPAEELDVILELKVLADVGLVGFPNAGKSTLLSVLTSAKPKIADYPFTTLKPNLGIVAYREFKSFVMADIPGIIEGAAEGKGLGHYFLRHIERNSTLLFLVPADADDIKKEYEILLDELRRYNPEMLDKDRLLVISKCDMLDDELKAELKQQLDKEFKGLPYLFISSIANQGLTELKDKLWEMLNVDLEEPENSHGI from the coding sequence ATGACTGAAGGTAACTTTGTAGACTACGTAAAAATTTATGTTTCTTCCGGAAAAGGAGGAAAAGGTTCTTCGCATCTACACCGAGAAAAATTTATTGAAAAAGGCGGTCCTGATGGCGGAGATGGTGGTCGCGGTGGGCATATAATATTGAAAGGAAATAAAAGTCTGTGGACATTATTTCACCTAAAGTTTGCACGTCATGTCAAAGCCGGACACGGTGGCGATGGTGGAAGTTCTCGCAGTACCGGTCATGATGGTGAAGATAAAATCATCGAAGTACCATTAGGAACGGTAGTTCGAGATAAAGAAACCGAAGAAATTTTATTTGAAATCACTGAACACGGCGAAGAAAAAATTTTGATTAAAGGCGGAAAAGGTGGTTTAGGCAACTGGCATTTCAGAAGTTCTACCAATCAAACGCCAAGATATGCCCAACCGGGAATGCCGGCAGAAGAGTTGGATGTGATTTTAGAGTTGAAAGTACTAGCCGATGTAGGTTTAGTAGGTTTTCCCAATGCCGGAAAATCAACTTTGTTATCGGTATTGACTTCGGCCAAACCCAAGATTGCCGATTATCCGTTTACCACTTTGAAGCCAAATTTAGGAATCGTTGCTTACCGAGAATTCAAGTCTTTTGTAATGGCTGATATTCCGGGAATTATTGAAGGTGCAGCCGAAGGAAAAGGTTTAGGGCATTACTTTTTGAGACATATTGAGCGCAATTCAACACTATTGTTTTTGGTTCCGGCCGATGCGGATGACATCAAAAAAGAGTACGAGATTTTATTAGACGAATTACGCCGTTACAATCCGGAGATGTTAGATAAAGACCGTTTGTTGGTTATTTCTAAATGTGATATGTTGGATGATGAATTAAAAGCGGAGCTCAAACAACAACTCGATAAAGAATTCAAAGGATTACCTTATTTGTTCATTTCTTCTATTGCCAATCAAGGATTGACAGAGCTAAAAGACAAGCTTTGGGAAATGCTCAATGTTGATTTGGAAGAACCTGAAAACAGCCATGGAATATAA